The genomic stretch gcgccagaaatttgtccaccccaaggatcgggtctccgagcacaaacagagcaacatagtgtacgctgttaagagtgcatctgtcaccattttacaatgctgtgattgcaactagtcccaaatcctctgtgaatagtacacatggcctttgaaacgcctatttgcatatgaaatcgatcattgtttttggtcgttattccactgcattgtttatagtAGGCCCTCAAGTGTCCAGGGGGCCATCGCTGGCGAACAGGCCGCCCAAAGCACCATGTGCCATAgcatcatcatgagtttaacaaattcaagattcagtgccacactctaccaatcccggcagtgggaccactggtatcgCTGCCTCTTTGTAAGACAatgatttgttccttttatgttgttttattgtgtttactttatgGATTGTCCTGGGTTTATCTTTTACCAATGGATAACTATTTTAtggttttattctttttttaccTTGTCTTTGTCTGTAACGGACCCTGAGTCTActgtaaagttttgagttgagttgaataagggtgggggtacctgcagtcagctgagactgaacaggtcacttagatgagtgatgaaacgtttctgtcaataaacgtacccAGATGAACTAATTGGACTCTCTGGGATCCCTCTTTGGATGTTTTTAAcacctctgttctctctgtggGCTGAGGATTTTGGGCTGAGGGTTTTGTTTTTATATGGCCAGTATTCTGACATAGCCACATATACATGATGTATGTTGTTTAGCCAGTCTAAATCCAACTTTAAGGAAGTACTCAAATGGCCAGTGTATAAGCTGAGTAGTTCATAGTAGCTGTTTATGCAGCATTTACCGTATTTTTATCAAATAACTGAAGATGTtgttttttagaaaaaaaaaatactatccTGCTATTTCACAGCCTAAAAGGTGGAGGAGACAAAACTttgacagcattttttttttgatcATGCTTCCTACATTTCAGTACAGCGATATTGGAATTTGTCCCAATTGTTAGCGTAAACTTTATTTACTGCTATTtatgactccatccatccatccattatccaaactgcttatcctgctctcagcatcgtggggatgctggagcctatcccagcagtcattaggtggtaggtggggagacaggGCCTGGGCTtttacacacactcatatatatatatatatatatatatatatatatatatatatatatatatatatatatatatatatatacacaaaagaCTTATTTAACGAAAGTGTTAACTTAGCTATTGAAATACAAAACAGGCTTAAAGGATAACCGTAGTCATCCAAATAAATTAAAATTACAACCAATCTAGAGAAAATAACTCGGCAACAATTTAAGGAATGATAACGCCGGGTTGTTTCCAGGCTGTGTGTAGAAAAACATCACTGGTCTCTTGTTCCTGAACTAGCATCTAGTGTGTGGCCTCAGGTTGGTGCTAGTTGTAGTTCTTCCTGGTGACACTGAATGGAGCCAAATAGCTCCACCTTAATTGACCCTCAGAACCCTCCTCAGAGTTAAAATTAAGAGTATTGAGCAGATCTAGTTTCtgcaataaagtgtctttcttaggTTGCACCCCCAAGTAATGCAGGATTGTTTTCTTTTCGGCTGGATGATGCTGCACTTGTAAATTCCCTTCTTGTCCTCTATGAGGTAAAATGACAGGTTGCAGtaataaaaaaaattataaaactTTTATTGATTCCCTCTGAAGATGACTTTATAAAGCAAGTTCCACACAAATGTAAAGGTAACATCATTTTAAGCAGAGTTATGGCACAGTTACTTTCTATAACataccccccctccaccccaaaaaaaaaaaaaactaaactaaaaaacaaaactaaagtgGCTGTGGCTATGGTCTTACAAATTAGGAGGAGATAAGTATCTTGAATAGATAAATCAAAAAATATCTAGTATATTACCATTCCCAATAAAATAACTAGCCAGGCCATTAAAAATGTTATTTGTTTCAGTTAGTGATTTTGAatgcaaaataaaatatatactcTGACATATTGTCTCACAGCAATGTAAGTCCAGGCAGACAGAACAGTCAAGGAAGCTCAGTTGGTTTCCCCCACAAAACAGTGGTCTAAACAACTGAGGAACACTAGTAAAGCAATGGGGAGAAGCCAGGTATGACAAACAGATTTATGCATGGCTGAACTCTGTTGTTCCAGAGACATAAATTCTGCACAATCTCTCACCTTCTTCTTCAGTGCCTCTTTATGGATGccccccaacccaaccctaacccactaTCCCCCCATCCCAGCCACCCCAGCCATTACATTTATCCCTGTTAAGTGCTAATACATTTACATTTTTAGTGCTGCTAAGTAATAAAAGTGGAATGAGTGGAGGCCCTTTGCCTCGGCTAAAACAAACAACAGCATACCCCCCTAATTGAGGAGTCAAATTTCCCCTGCCTTCAAGCCTCAAGCTCTTACCCACAACCCACAGTGCAGGTCAACAGTGTTTCGGTTCGACGGTCTCCACAGTTCTTCTTGCAGGTCACTTGCTCAAACAAAACAGAGGTTCATTCATAAGAATGCTTTCCATAGCAGGCTCCTTGGAAGTCTTTTGTCAAGGTGTGGTTTGTGGATGCCATCtttacaaaatgtttttttttctttttcaactaAAATTCACAAACAAAAGTCACAGGATAAGTACACAGGCACAAAGGGGGAATGGAGTTCGGTCTCTATTGTCTCATTGTGAATGACCCATGAGTCTTTGGGTAtggtcagatttttcaatttatACTGTAAACTGGAGGAGTCACTTGGTTTTTAAGATGTATTCACAAGAATTTTCCTCTGGCGTATTCAAGCAAACCATACATTTTTTTATTCCAAAACAGCCTTCAGATTTATGTTCCTTCTCTTGTTTGAATAAATATAACACCTCATTGTCTTCATCAAAGCTGGGTTTCCTCAGTGGCAGCAATCTTGAGGGTAAAAATGAAGAAGGGATTTTAGCAGAGAGATAAAAATCATCACAGAGGCATAGTGAAAAAGGATAGCAGTGCAGAATTGGAATACTAAACAAAACACTGATAAAAATAGCAAAGCATCCCTTAAACGCAGTCCAGTGAGTAACAGAGTAAATTATCTACAGGGCTGTGATGCATTTCATTTAACAAtgcaacattacattacatacatAGGTATTTACTTGAGGTATAACCAATGCTGACTGTTGCTGATAAGACCCTGACCCCTTTGAACTACTGAATAATATGATAACAAGCCTACTTTAAGACAAGTGGTTAATTGGGCCATTTGAGAAAAACAATTCACAGCTTTACACAGCCCTTTCCTCTGGAAGCTAGAAGGGCACATCAATATAGTTGAGGCGTCTAGAGGCAGGAGCCAATAACACTATATATATGTGTCCAGTGAGCAAGAAATGAATATCTGCCTCCTATTATTCCCTACCACTATTTCTCTGGTGTGTGAACGAACTGACCTGTAAGTGTGCCTACTTGTCAGTTTCGACTTTCCACAACGAATACATTCTTTGCTTACATGTCACAGAGCAAGAGCAGGAAATAACCTATACACATTAGACTTAGACCATTACTAAGCGCTTGAAGAAATAGTGAGGAGGTGTTTCAACACCTGGGTCATCCGCTCCTGCTGGTTTATACAGTGAGCTATTTCCTGCTGGTATCAGAGCCTATTAATCACATAGTCCAGTGCACTCGACAGCAGATTATTTGGAATGGGAGACCAGAAGAAGAAGGCACAAAGGGGTGCTTCAGAAGAGCCCATGCGAAGGGATTTTGTGCATCTATAAAGTTTATCGATAAGGTTTTGAATAGGATCTGGTTGACTATATCATGTGTAACAGTAGTCTATATCTGGGATTCCTCCTTCTCTGTACCCTCGGTTGGTACCGTATCCTGCATTGGACACATTGTTGGCACCTTTGTACAGGCCAGTGCCATTGGAGGGGAATATAGTATGAATGATGTAATCTTCTCGTAGGGGCTTGGGCTGCAGTGGCTGGCAAGCTGGCATCGGTGTCATCTGGAACCCTGGACCTCGGATCTCCAGGATGGTATTGTCTTTCTTAGTGCCGGACTCAATGTAGTCATCATAGTTCTTGCTTTTTCGGGAACTGCTGCGAGTGTAGTGGTCACGGGAGGATAACTGTCCGCTCCTGTGGCCGTACCAGCAGAAGATGGCGAATATCAGAGCCAAAGAGACGATGGCTGTAGCCCCACCAATGATCCCTgccaggggtagagcagtgatTTGCTGCGAATCTTTGTCCTCCTTCTGGCTGCCGTCCATTTGGCTAAGGTCTGAGGTTTCAGCTTTAGCACACACCAGAGCCTCATCAGAGTCAGTATCTCCCGACATGACCCCTTTGCTTCCCGAGCTGGCAGTCAGTGGCACCATGCAGATGATGTAGCTCGAGCGAGGCTGTAGGGAGGTGAGTAGATATTCTCGGCGGTCCCCCCTTACCAACGTCTCAGTGATGGAGCCCATCGCATTACTTGTGCCCATTCGCAGCCAACTCAGCCTAAAGGATGAGGAGGGCTGGGCCACACTCCAGGTAACACGAATGCTGTCATGAGAGAGAGGCTTCACATTGAGGGCCAGGCTCTTTCCCACACCACTGCTTCCCAGGGTGTAGTCTAAGCCAGAGTCAGGAAGCCCAAGGCCAGGTCTCTTTGAGCGGAGGGTGAAGAGAGACCCCTGTGGAGGGGAGAGGGTAGTAGAGCTATCTGCTGCTCCAGCTCCAGCtgctctgtctctgtttcctgtTGTTCGGACCACCTCACATTCCTCCATCTGGCTAGTCAGGTCTTTCAAAGCCATGTCTCTCACCCTCTCGGGCCCATGGCAGGTGAGGCCCCTGACCGTGATGGAGTTACCACGCTCATGCAGCCAGTCATATAGCCAACGCAGGTTACAGCCACAGTGCCAGGGATTACCTCGTACCAGCAGCTGTCCTAGGCTGTCCAAGTCTCTGAAAAGCCCCCTGGGCAAGGTGGTTAGATTGTTGCCCGACAGATCCAGTCTCTGCAGCCTGCGCATGCCATCCAAGGAACCCCGGGGCATATGGGTAAGTGCGTTGTCTTGCAGAGACAGCCGTTGCAGGTGGGCACGGGGCAGGTTGAGAGGCGGGGTCTGCAGGGAGTTTCGAACCAGGGACAACTCAGTCAAGTTGGAAAGGCGTGAGAATGTGTCATCAGCAATGCGTTGGTTTGCCAGAAGGTTCCCGTCTAGGACGAGACATCGAAGTGAGGTGAGGCCTCGGAATGCATGGGTAGGGATGGTGGAGATACGGTTGTCATCCAGACGAAGCTCTTCCAGTGAGGCAGGCAGTCCTGAGGGAATGCTAGACAGATGGTTACGAGACAGGAAGAGCAGGCGCAGCCGGGGGTTGTCAGCAAAGGCCTGGTCCTCGATGCTGACAGTTGAAATGGAGTTGTCATCCAGATGGAGTTTCTCCAGCAGGGGCATCCGGGCCAGGGCACTGCGAGGAATGGTGCGGATGTTATTATCCTGTAAATGCAGTTCACGGAGGGATGGTGGTAGGTGCACAGGGAATTCATCCAATTCATTGTCATAGAGGTAGACTACACGGACAGCGAGGTGGTGCTCCAAGGATGTGGGTAGGCCCGGGTTGTTTATGTGGTTGTTCTGAAGGTAAAGGACAGATGCAGAAGGGGGTAGTGGTGGTATTGAGCTCAGACCACGGTCATTACAGTAGATAAAGTCCTCATCGCACCTGCACACTGAGGGACATATTATGCTCCTGTCTCCAATGTACCCTTGTATTGTAGCTGCAGCAAACGGCAGCATATCAGCTGATAATGTCAAGCAAATAAAGGGCAAGAGGACCCAAGCCAGTTCAGCCACACCAACAGGTGCCATGTTTAGGAGCATTAATTCCTGCTTCTGTTTTCCACTTGTGTTTGAATGCTCAAATCCTTATGATGAGCTGAAATCCTCGAACCTCCAccctgggaagaaaaaaaaacagacattttaaACAGATTAAAGCACTTTGCAAACAAATAACCAAGGCAATTTCAATGAAATATCACAGGCGCAAAAATGCTATAATCTACCAGCCCCACATATCGCTgcctttttaaaaaacatttcagGACGAATGTTGTCTTTTTTCTTAATTTTATATGACTTTATCACTGATTTGCTGCTGATTTAGTAAAAGAATTAAGAATGTTGGGTAGAATTATGGTATTTAACCCTCAAATTGAATTCAAATAAAAttcaaaatggctttttttagagAATGTTTGGGAAAAGTAGAGTGCTTTGGCACCAGTGATGCGATGGGTCCACCACAGTCCACAACTAACGGAGCCATTAGTCAGGCAAAACCACAGTAATGCAATTTATTTATTCCTCCAGAAATCCTTGGGTTATATGTCACCGAAGGACTGCTTAAATGCAGATATAATGATTCCACGGGATCTTGGTTAGAGAGTGCAATAATGAACCAACAATCTTATTTCCATtatctaaagaaaaaaaaatgggtgTAAGTGTCAGGTAAAGCTGCTCGCTCATACTACCTACTTTAAGACCGATGTTAAACCAAATGAAAAATTAATCAACACTGACATtctattgatgtgtgtgtgtgtgtgcacgcgtgcgtgtgtgcttCGCGAGGTTGTGGGTTCATTATAACACTGAAGTGTTACTGTTGTCCATCTTTTGTAGTACATTACATTATTTTGTAGTGCATTACAGGTACCAAACGTGAACCCCTCCTAGGATTCCATATCACAGACTCACACTCactcttggaaaaaaaaagctcAAGAGTGTgtccatcttgaccactactttTAAGATAAATCGATAAAGTTTAAAATCTATAGCTTTTGCCTCTGTTTTATTACCATGGGTCATGATCACCAGACAGCCCCATAAAACCCTACTTGCTGAGCACTGTACTTTTTGTGTTGGTGTACACACGCATATCCATTTGTCCATTCGAACTGATGAGGACAGATACGCAGTGATAATGGGGCATTTATTTATACAGCGGGTATCATCAATATCTGAGCTGTGATACTTGGTTTAATGCTAATTTGACCTTTTTCTACATTGCATACGATGATAATCAATCCACAAAACTTCATATATCATATTGTCAATCAGTAACTAAGTGTGAGACAGAAAGTGGGTGTTTAGAGGATGTCATGACACCAGCTGTTAAATAGAAGATATCTTTTGCTAGGTCGCTGTTTACCTTATGGTTACCTTAAGCTGATGAATTGTTTATTCTATGCTGAATAATTTCTGAACCTGCTGCAGTGAAGTCTTCGACTCCCAATTTCCCGATGTCAGTTTGGTCATACACAGTAAGGCAAAAAAAGATGCTATTTTGAAAGCTGTTTGAGATAATCCATGACAACAGGGATCGAAGTATTCCATTTGGATTAGATAGGCCACAGGGAGAGCCGTCATTTATGGGGCGATTGCTCGATTCATTTTATAGCAACCCTTTTCCCACATGTACCAGGATCTTACAACAGTATCAGACTGAAGTACCATCACATGCTTTATTGATGACTGTACTTGCTGATTCCCTGTAATATGTATCTTTCAGTACTGTATTTAATGTTAATACTAAAACTCAGAAgaatttataaggtattttaaGACCTCCATTGGAAAATGCAAATCCACTTAAATTATATACCATTTCTTTCCTCTACACAGTAGATAACAGATTGTTGTGTATGTGCATTACAACTTTTTCTCTAAGCTCTTGTACAATCCATAAATATTTCATTCGGTCTCAGAACCAGAGCTCTATATTTAAACATGTAAGTGCAGGACTGATCTGAATGGAgttttagtagtttacattaccaGAATATAGTCATCCATTTTTGTACTGCAGGATATTTTCTATTGCTTCTTCCAGCTGACAGATTTGTATTGTCGACCACGGCACAAATCAGGAGTCTtggggcttcttttttttccccgcaATTAAGTTTGTGTAGATCGAACCCTCTGTATATGAAGAGACGTTAATGGCCTCAAAGCTGCTGTAGGTTTGTAGCTCTTTCAATTCAATTTTTCTCATTTGGTGAAATTCCAATTATATACTGACAGGTATCCATCATGCAAATGTACTCCAGTGTCTCTGGTGGCTCCCGGCCTGGCGCTGTATTCTGatttgcaaaaaataaataaataaaccccaTTCTGTGTGAATGAAATAACCAATCACATCTAAGGAGCATTCCTTAACAAAAATGTATCATCTCATGTGCACGCACAGGGCAGCGCGGTACTTTGGAAAGAGCCATTTTTCTTTACAAATACTTCACCAATAAGTAAGAGAGTGCTTCACAAATGTAATGGCGTAACGGAAAACGTTTTTGTTTCATGCATAGATAAACAACTACGacacattttctgcctttatgaCCTTAACATGGTTCTTATAGAGGTTGTCACACATGGTGGTGCCAGTGTTTTGGAAATAAATACTTCTAAGTAAAACAGTGCTTCACGACAACGATGTTGGTGTAACTAAGATtcactgaggaaaaaaaaaagttttcatcaGTGACAATgcagcacggcggcgcagtggttagcacggtcgcctcacagcaagaaggtgctgggttcgagccccggggtagtcgaaccttgggggtcgtcccgggtcgtcctctgtgaggagtttgcatgttctccccgtgtctgcgtgggtttcctctgggggctccggtttcctcccacagtccaaagacatgcaggtcaggtgaatcagctgtactaaattgtccctaggtatgaatgtgtgtgtgtgtgtgtgtgtgtgtgtgtgtgtgtgtgtgtgtgtgtcccctgtgatggcctggcagcctgtccagggtgtctccccgcctgccacccaatgactgctgagagcagaataagcggttcagataatggatggatggatagatggatcagTGACAATGTGAATTTTATCTGTTACGACGGGCAAATTCATGCATGAAGCTGGTTTTTATGGATGGGTTACAAGTGAGAAAGACGAAAGGagtggctttttttggggggggggtgtcaaactTGCTCACCTCTCCGAAGGTTTTTCACTCTCATAGTGTAAAATATTAAAAGTGTCCACCTATCCCGACCCCCCCCTCCTAGTATTTATGGCTACTGCTACCTACCCACTAGTCCCGTTAAAGGTGAATTACAGAGTTTCTGGCCACTAGTGGCGCTACTGAGTGCAGTGGGTCCCCATGCCATTACAAAAACACTAACATCCTGGGAGCT from Lampris incognitus isolate fLamInc1 chromosome 8, fLamInc1.hap2, whole genome shotgun sequence encodes the following:
- the flrt1a gene encoding leucine-rich repeat transmembrane protein FLRT1, which encodes MLLNMAPVGVAELAWVLLPFICLTLSADMLPFAAATIQGYIGDRSIICPSVCRCDEDFIYCNDRGLSSIPPLPPSASVLYLQNNHINNPGLPTSLEHHLAVRVVYLYDNELDEFPVHLPPSLRELHLQDNNIRTIPRSALARMPLLEKLHLDDNSISTVSIEDQAFADNPRLRLLFLSRNHLSSIPSGLPASLEELRLDDNRISTIPTHAFRGLTSLRCLVLDGNLLANQRIADDTFSRLSNLTELSLVRNSLQTPPLNLPRAHLQRLSLQDNALTHMPRGSLDGMRRLQRLDLSGNNLTTLPRGLFRDLDSLGQLLVRGNPWHCGCNLRWLYDWLHERGNSITVRGLTCHGPERVRDMALKDLTSQMEECEVVRTTGNRDRAAGAGAADSSTTLSPPQGSLFTLRSKRPGLGLPDSGLDYTLGSSGVGKSLALNVKPLSHDSIRVTWSVAQPSSSFRLSWLRMGTSNAMGSITETLVRGDRREYLLTSLQPRSSYIICMVPLTASSGSKGVMSGDTDSDEALVCAKAETSDLSQMDGSQKEDKDSQQITALPLAGIIGGATAIVSLALIFAIFCWYGHRSGQLSSRDHYTRSSSRKSKNYDDYIESGTKKDNTILEIRGPGFQMTPMPACQPLQPKPLREDYIIHTIFPSNGTGLYKGANNVSNAGYGTNRGYREGGIPDIDYCYT